One stretch of Deltaproteobacteria bacterium DNA includes these proteins:
- a CDS encoding Type 1 glutamine amidotransferase-like domain-containing protein — protein sequence MSDRKPVYLLAGGRPANRGENNLLIREAFRESDKSSPSVGYVGTASDDNKEFFNLMAAMLRENGAVEVNHALLALNNADISKAKYILKHSDIIYISGGDVDKGIEKLKERHMVNFLAELYQEGKPFFGLSAGSIMLAKEWVRWRNPADDTTAEKFPCLGFAPVLCDTHDEDSGWGELKLLLMLEKEGATGYGITSGTALRVFPDGRIEALGGAVHQYVNRGGKVHKRKSL from the coding sequence ATGAGTGACAGAAAACCGGTATATCTCCTTGCTGGGGGCAGACCAGCAAATCGTGGGGAGAACAATTTGCTGATTCGCGAGGCTTTTCGCGAGAGTGATAAAAGTTCACCGTCAGTTGGCTACGTGGGAACGGCCAGCGATGATAACAAGGAGTTTTTTAACCTTATGGCAGCTATGCTAAGGGAAAACGGGGCTGTTGAGGTAAACCACGCCTTGCTCGCTCTTAACAACGCTGACATTTCAAAAGCCAAATACATTTTAAAACATTCGGATATTATTTATATCAGCGGAGGAGATGTAGACAAGGGGATAGAAAAACTTAAAGAGCGGCATATGGTAAATTTCCTTGCTGAGCTTTATCAAGAGGGCAAACCCTTTTTCGGACTCTCTGCCGGGAGTATCATGCTGGCGAAGGAATGGGTGCGCTGGCGCAACCCCGCCGATGACACAACGGCTGAGAAATTTCCATGTCTGGGGTTCGCCCCTGTGCTTTGCGACACCCACGATGAGGATAGCGGATGGGGGGAGCTTAAATTGCTTTTAATGCTAGAAAAAGAGGGTGCTACTGGGTATGGAATTACTAGCGGGACCGCACTGAGAGTATTCCCGGATGGCAGAATAGAAGCGCTGGGAGGTGCAGTTCATCAGTACGTCAACCGAGGTGGTAAAGTTCATAAAAGAAAAAGTTTGTAA
- a CDS encoding lytic transglycosylase domain-containing protein, with product MKRFRVSTRFFFIILVLIFPLFTVFSLSDTLCWGADDTNSVTVQHIAQNIKAEDAKMSNGNIILAVQTVIKESLHYGVDYRLILAIMKTESNYRQNVISPDGARGFMQIQPSTASEIAKEIGIPYRGLKDLCDPQMNIRMGIYYISKMIDLFNDLPTALFAYNVGHNKAKRLMAEDKDPNTTYTKRVIAEYTKNKKNMVRL from the coding sequence ATGAAACGCTTCCGGGTTTCTACCAGATTTTTTTTCATTATTCTGGTTTTAATTTTTCCGCTGTTTACTGTTTTTTCTTTGTCTGACACGCTCTGTTGGGGCGCTGATGATACGAATTCGGTAACAGTTCAGCACATTGCTCAAAACATAAAGGCAGAAGATGCAAAAATGAGCAATGGGAATATTATTCTTGCTGTGCAGACGGTGATAAAGGAATCTCTGCATTATGGCGTAGATTACCGTCTCATCTTGGCTATTATGAAGACAGAAAGTAACTATCGCCAGAATGTGATATCACCAGATGGCGCCAGAGGATTTATGCAGATACAACCCTCTACGGCCAGTGAAATTGCCAAGGAAATAGGAATTCCCTATCGCGGTTTAAAGGATCTTTGTGACCCCCAAATGAATATCCGTATGGGCATTTACTACATTTCCAAAATGATAGATCTATTTAATGATCTTCCAACAGCGCTCTTTGCTTACAATGTTGGCCATAATAAGGCAAAGAGGCTAATGGCTGAAGATAAAGATCCCAACACAACCTATACAAAGCGCGTGATCGCAGAATACACGAAGAACAAGAAGAATATGGTCAGGTTGTAG